In one Kitasatospora cineracea genomic region, the following are encoded:
- a CDS encoding RBBP9/YdeN family alpha/beta hydrolase, with protein sequence MESVTYVHLAGIGNSGPGHWQYRWHAADPRAVWVEHDSWDDPERDAWVADLDAALRRTPGPKLVVAHSLGCSTLVEWAADHADPDVVGALLVAAPDPHGPAFPAGATGYHRPRPAPLPFRTLVVASADDPYATLDHARATAAALGAELVEAGRLGHINAASGLGDWPDGRRLLGRLLPSSG encoded by the coding sequence ATGGAATCCGTCACGTACGTGCACCTCGCGGGAATCGGCAACTCCGGTCCCGGGCACTGGCAGTACCGCTGGCACGCCGCCGACCCGCGCGCCGTCTGGGTCGAGCACGACTCCTGGGACGACCCGGAGCGCGACGCCTGGGTCGCCGACCTGGACGCCGCCCTGCGGCGCACCCCGGGACCCAAGCTGGTCGTCGCCCACAGCCTCGGCTGCAGCACCCTGGTGGAGTGGGCCGCCGACCACGCCGACCCGGACGTCGTCGGCGCGCTGCTGGTCGCCGCCCCCGACCCGCACGGCCCCGCCTTCCCCGCCGGGGCCACCGGCTACCACCGTCCGCGCCCCGCGCCGCTGCCCTTCCGCACCCTCGTGGTGGCCAGCGCCGACGACCCCTACGCCACCCTCGACCACGCCCGGGCCACCGCCGCCGCGCTCGGCGCCGAACTCGTCGAGGCCGGCCGGCTCGGCCACATCAACGCCGCCTCCGGCCTCGGCGACTGGCCCGACGGCCGCCGGCTGCTCGGCCGACTGCTCCCGTCCTCCGGCTGA
- a CDS encoding LCP family protein — translation MSARRARTSHGSTRGRGHRVRRIALWTTAGTVSLTVLAGGLLYYRLNGNLSTFGSDGLSKERPAAASADAEGRTPVNLLLIGSDSRAGGNKDLGGGQDGGARSDTAILLHVYADHKHAVGVSIPRDSLVEVPPCMLPNKTWTKDQPSAMFNSAFSVGDTDQGNPACTQNTVEKLTGLRIDHTMVVNFQGFADMTTAVGGVDVCLPKAVYEGDLDPNLGHRGKELFKQGHQTISGQAALDYVRIRHGLGDGSDIGRTKRQQAFLSSLIKQVKAKGMDPTTLLPLADAATKALTVDEGLGSAGKLVDFAMSLKNLDLHDIKFLTVPWRYQGERVALVHPDADQLWAALKADRTLDGQDTAPSPAAADPSPAAPTTTAPAEVDGAGVRVAVYNGTETAGLTTRAAQALEESGFTVTGRANASSRTHRSTLVEYGAGEKAKAEKVAALFPGAVLQAGGQAGVSLTLGADYAAGGGTTAAPPVPTGPLPTSVSQARSADEDACADLTYG, via the coding sequence ATGTCCGCGCGCAGGGCGAGGACCAGCCACGGCAGCACGCGCGGCCGCGGCCACCGGGTGCGGCGGATCGCGCTGTGGACCACCGCGGGCACCGTCTCGCTGACCGTGCTGGCCGGCGGGCTGCTGTACTACCGGCTCAACGGCAACCTGAGCACCTTCGGCAGCGACGGCCTCAGCAAGGAGCGCCCGGCCGCCGCCAGTGCCGACGCCGAGGGCCGCACCCCCGTCAACCTGCTGCTGATCGGCTCCGACTCCCGCGCGGGCGGCAACAAGGACCTCGGCGGCGGCCAGGACGGCGGCGCCCGCTCGGACACCGCGATCCTGCTGCACGTCTACGCCGACCACAAGCACGCCGTCGGGGTGTCCATCCCGCGCGACTCGCTGGTCGAGGTCCCGCCCTGCATGCTGCCGAACAAGACCTGGACCAAGGACCAGCCCAGCGCCATGTTCAACAGCGCCTTCTCGGTCGGCGACACCGACCAGGGCAACCCGGCCTGCACCCAGAACACCGTGGAGAAGCTCACCGGGCTGCGCATCGACCACACCATGGTGGTCAACTTCCAGGGCTTCGCCGACATGACCACCGCGGTCGGCGGCGTCGACGTCTGCCTGCCCAAGGCCGTCTACGAGGGCGACCTCGACCCCAACCTCGGGCACCGCGGCAAGGAACTGTTCAAGCAGGGCCACCAGACCATCTCCGGCCAGGCCGCGCTCGACTACGTCCGGATCCGGCACGGCCTCGGCGACGGCTCCGACATCGGCCGCACCAAGCGCCAGCAGGCCTTCCTCTCCTCGCTGATCAAGCAGGTCAAGGCGAAGGGCATGGACCCCACCACGCTGCTGCCGCTGGCCGACGCCGCCACCAAGGCGCTCACCGTGGACGAGGGCCTCGGCTCGGCCGGCAAGCTGGTCGACTTCGCCATGTCGCTCAAGAACCTCGACCTGCACGACATCAAGTTCCTCACCGTGCCCTGGCGCTACCAGGGCGAACGGGTCGCCCTGGTGCACCCCGACGCCGACCAGCTGTGGGCCGCGCTGAAGGCCGACCGCACCCTGGACGGGCAGGACACCGCCCCGAGCCCCGCCGCCGCCGACCCGAGCCCCGCCGCGCCCACCACCACCGCGCCCGCCGAGGTCGACGGCGCCGGCGTCCGGGTCGCCGTCTACAACGGCACCGAGACCGCCGGGCTGACCACCCGGGCCGCCCAGGCCCTGGAGGAGTCCGGGTTCACCGTCACCGGCCGGGCCAACGCCTCCTCCCGCACCCACCGCAGCACCCTGGTCGAGTACGGGGCCGGCGAGAAGGCCAAGGCCGAGAAGGTCGCCGCGCTCTTCCCCGGCGCCGTCCTGCAGGCCGGCGGCCAGGCTGGCGTCTCCCTCACCCTGGGCGCCGACTACGCCGCCGGCGGCGGCACCACCGCCGCCCCGCCGGTGCCCACCGGCCCGCTGCCCACCAGCGTCAGCCAGGCCCGCTCCGCCGACGAGGACGCCTGCGCCGACCTCACCTACGGCTGA
- a CDS encoding sugar ABC transporter substrate-binding protein, translating to MHTGLRRIAVAATAASLAAGLAACGSAKQSSGSSGSSGSANQAVKIGLLLPESKTTRYEQFDRPLIEAKIKSLAPNAQIDYYNANQDATQQQTQVDTALTKGDQVLILDAVDSKAIQSSVQKAHDAGVKVIAYDRLAQGPVDAYVSFDNHKVGELQGEALVKAVGDKASSGQIIMINGSPTDPNAADFKAGAHSAIDGKLKIGKEYDTPQWDPNTANQEAAAAITAIGAPNVVGVYSANDGMAAGIATALKAANLSVPLTGQDAQLDAVQRILAGTQTMSIYKPYKPEADAAGEMAVQLAQGQSLGASLKPTTSTNGSGTKVDSLLIAPTVLTKDNIKSTVIADGLYTAQQICTPDYAAACQAAGIQ from the coding sequence ATGCACACCGGTCTCCGTCGGATCGCCGTCGCGGCCACCGCGGCCTCGCTCGCCGCGGGCCTGGCCGCCTGCGGCAGTGCCAAGCAGTCGTCCGGCTCCTCGGGCTCCTCCGGCAGCGCGAACCAGGCGGTGAAGATCGGCCTGCTGCTGCCGGAGTCCAAGACCACCAGGTACGAGCAGTTCGACCGCCCGCTGATCGAGGCGAAGATCAAGTCGCTGGCGCCGAACGCGCAGATCGACTACTACAACGCCAACCAGGACGCGACGCAGCAGCAGACCCAGGTGGACACCGCGCTGACCAAGGGCGACCAGGTGCTGATCCTGGACGCGGTCGACTCCAAGGCGATCCAGTCCTCGGTGCAGAAGGCGCACGACGCGGGCGTCAAGGTGATCGCCTACGACCGGCTCGCCCAGGGCCCGGTGGACGCGTACGTCTCCTTCGACAACCACAAGGTCGGCGAACTGCAGGGCGAGGCGCTGGTCAAGGCCGTCGGCGACAAGGCGTCCAGCGGCCAGATCATCATGATCAACGGATCGCCGACCGACCCGAACGCGGCCGACTTCAAGGCCGGCGCGCACAGCGCGATCGACGGCAAGCTGAAGATCGGCAAGGAGTACGACACCCCGCAGTGGGACCCGAACACCGCCAACCAGGAGGCCGCCGCCGCGATCACCGCGATCGGCGCCCCGAACGTGGTCGGCGTCTACTCCGCCAACGACGGCATGGCGGCCGGCATCGCCACCGCCCTCAAGGCGGCCAACCTGAGCGTCCCGCTGACCGGCCAGGACGCCCAGCTCGACGCGGTGCAGCGGATCCTGGCGGGGACGCAGACGATGTCGATCTACAAGCCGTACAAGCCGGAGGCGGACGCGGCCGGCGAGATGGCGGTGCAGCTGGCCCAGGGCCAGAGCCTGGGCGCCTCGCTGAAGCCCACCACCTCGACCAACGGCAGCGGCACCAAGGTCGACTCGCTGCTGATCGCCCCGACCGTGCTCACCAAGGACAACATCAAGTCCACCGTGATCGCCGACGGCCTGTACACCGCGCAGCAGATCTGCACCCCCGACTACGCCGCGGCCTGCCAGGCCGCCGGGATCCAGTGA
- a CDS encoding ATP-binding cassette domain-containing protein, whose translation MAGETVLALRGISKRFGAVQALTGIELEVRAGEVVALVGDNGAGKSTLVKTIAGVNQPDEGVIEWEGRPVSIHRPQDAQHLGIATVYQDLALCDNLDVVGNLFLGREIKQFGLVLDEVAMEKRSRQLLDTLSIRIPSVRIPIASLSGGQRQVVAIARALIGSPKVVILDEPTAALGVEQTAQVLDLVERLRDQRLGVILISHNMADVMAVADTVAVLRLGRNNGVFDKHSTNQEQIISAITGATDNAVTRRQARGEGGER comes from the coding sequence GTGGCGGGTGAGACCGTACTGGCACTGCGGGGCATCTCGAAGCGGTTCGGCGCCGTCCAGGCGCTCACCGGCATCGAGCTGGAGGTGCGGGCCGGCGAGGTGGTCGCGCTGGTCGGCGACAACGGCGCCGGCAAGTCGACCCTGGTGAAGACCATCGCCGGGGTCAACCAGCCGGACGAGGGGGTCATCGAGTGGGAGGGCCGGCCGGTGTCCATCCACCGGCCGCAGGACGCCCAGCACCTGGGCATCGCCACCGTCTACCAGGACCTCGCGCTGTGCGACAACCTGGACGTGGTCGGCAACCTGTTCCTCGGCCGGGAGATCAAGCAGTTCGGGCTGGTCCTGGACGAGGTCGCCATGGAGAAGCGCTCCCGGCAGCTGCTGGACACCCTCTCCATCCGGATCCCCAGCGTGCGGATCCCGATCGCCTCGCTCTCCGGCGGCCAGCGCCAGGTGGTGGCGATCGCCCGGGCGCTGATCGGCTCGCCCAAGGTCGTGATCCTGGACGAACCGACCGCCGCGCTCGGCGTCGAGCAGACCGCGCAGGTCCTCGACCTGGTCGAGCGGCTGCGCGACCAGCGCCTCGGGGTGATCCTGATCAGCCACAACATGGCCGACGTGATGGCGGTCGCGGACACCGTCGCGGTGCTGCGGCTGGGCCGCAACAACGGGGTCTTCGACAAGCACTCCACCAACCAGGAGCAGATCATCTCGGCCATCACCGGTGCCACGGACAACGCCGTGACCCGCCGGCAGGCCCGCGGTGAGGGAGGCGAGCGATGA
- a CDS encoding sugar ABC transporter permease produces the protein MPTGGVNAPVPVAAEATPAVDPRLIVRQEGLKGYLIEFKRRLTSGELGSAPVVVALIVIWAVFGSLNSSFLSAQNLSNLSQQIVGTGMIALGVVFVLLLGEIDLSVGSVSGLCAAIFAVMNVTHGVNQWVALLSALVGGAVVGLVQGLFFAKVGVPAFVVTLAGNLGWNGLMLQILGASGTVNLSGKDIVSRLYSTIYGQQIAAYGLAAAGVVLFLGSSLLDTRRRKAAGVPYRTLTDILVRSAALAVVGFLVAWTLNQYKGLPLALLVFVVFVVVLEFVLRRTPYGRKVFALGGNIEGARRAGINVSLVRITVFMICSTMAAIGGLFLAAQIQSASQTSGGGNLLMNAIAAAVIGGTSLFGGRGSTWSALLGALVIGSIQSGMNIQGLSNAIQFMITGAVLLAAVVIDSLARRTQKSAGRA, from the coding sequence ATGCCGACCGGCGGCGTCAACGCGCCCGTGCCGGTCGCCGCGGAGGCCACCCCGGCCGTCGACCCGCGGCTGATCGTCCGGCAGGAGGGCCTCAAGGGCTACCTGATCGAGTTCAAGCGGCGGCTGACCAGCGGCGAGCTCGGCTCGGCCCCGGTGGTGGTCGCGCTGATCGTCATCTGGGCCGTGTTCGGCTCGCTGAACAGCAGCTTCCTGTCCGCGCAGAACCTCTCCAACCTCTCCCAGCAGATCGTCGGCACCGGCATGATCGCGCTCGGCGTGGTGTTCGTGCTGCTGCTCGGCGAGATCGACCTGTCGGTCGGCTCGGTCAGCGGCCTGTGCGCGGCGATCTTCGCGGTCATGAACGTCACCCACGGCGTCAACCAGTGGGTGGCGCTGCTGTCCGCGCTGGTCGGCGGCGCGGTGGTCGGCCTGGTGCAGGGCCTGTTCTTCGCCAAGGTCGGCGTCCCGGCGTTCGTCGTCACCCTGGCCGGCAACCTCGGCTGGAACGGCCTGATGCTGCAGATCCTGGGCGCCAGCGGCACCGTCAACCTGTCCGGCAAGGACATCGTCTCCCGGCTGTACTCCACCATCTACGGGCAGCAGATCGCCGCCTACGGACTGGCGGCGGCCGGCGTGGTGCTCTTCCTCGGCTCCTCGCTGCTGGACACCCGGCGGCGCAAGGCGGCCGGGGTCCCGTACCGGACGCTCACCGACATCCTGGTGCGCAGCGCGGCGCTGGCCGTGGTCGGGTTCCTGGTGGCCTGGACGCTCAACCAGTACAAGGGGCTGCCGCTGGCGCTGCTGGTGTTCGTGGTCTTCGTGGTGGTGCTGGAGTTCGTGCTGCGCCGCACCCCGTACGGGCGGAAGGTGTTCGCGCTGGGCGGGAACATCGAGGGCGCCCGGCGGGCCGGCATCAACGTCTCGTTGGTGCGGATCACGGTGTTCATGATCTGTTCCACCATGGCGGCGATCGGCGGCCTGTTCCTGGCCGCGCAGATCCAGTCGGCCTCGCAGACCTCCGGCGGCGGCAACCTGCTGATGAACGCCATCGCGGCGGCCGTCATCGGCGGCACCAGCCTGTTCGGCGGGCGGGGGTCGACCTGGTCGGCGCTGCTCGGTGCGCTGGTGATCGGCTCGATCCAGTCCGGGATGAACATCCAGGGCCTGAGCAACGCGATCCAGTTCATGATCACCGGTGCGGTGCTGCTGGCCGCCGTGGTGATCGACTCGCTGGCGCGGCGGACCCAGAAGTCGGCCGGGCGGGCGTAG
- a CDS encoding ROK family transcriptional regulator: protein MTAPAAPAPSARRLRTRAALLAVLGEHGTLSRTEISRLTGLSRSAVSSAVTDLLDEGLVSETTATAATTAGRGRRAAAVTLRRAHALVLAFDFGHTHVTAAVADTSGTVLGEAAAHLDVDNHPREVLEAAGTLARQALDAAGHRLDEITAIAAGIPGALDTRTNVVRAPSTLSQWIGMDPAAELGRVFDRPVTVGNDAEMGARGERAHGTGGTVNDLVYVKASTGIGAGLLLDGRIYRGASGISGEIGHIQLPDTGTWCRCGNRGCLESVASIVEVRRRLAHVLAPGARPGEHVDLPPLDRLADIPAAARVIGEAGRTIGRVLADLVNCLNPAAIVIGGELGQAGAPLVHGIRESVDRYAQPAVAEAVEIRASRLGLRSELYGAIDAAVAAAVGG from the coding sequence ATGACAGCCCCCGCCGCCCCGGCCCCCTCGGCCCGCCGCCTGCGCACCCGGGCCGCCCTGCTCGCCGTCCTCGGCGAGCACGGCACGCTCAGCCGCACCGAGATCAGCCGGCTCACCGGGCTCTCCCGCTCCGCCGTCAGCAGCGCCGTCACCGACCTGCTCGACGAAGGGCTCGTCAGCGAGACCACCGCCACCGCGGCGACGACCGCCGGCCGCGGCCGCCGCGCCGCCGCCGTCACCCTGCGCCGCGCCCACGCCCTGGTGCTCGCCTTCGACTTCGGCCACACCCACGTCACCGCCGCCGTCGCCGACACCTCCGGCACCGTCCTCGGCGAAGCCGCCGCCCACCTCGACGTCGACAACCACCCGCGCGAAGTCCTCGAAGCCGCCGGGACGCTCGCCCGCCAGGCCCTCGACGCCGCCGGACACCGCCTCGACGAGATCACCGCCATCGCCGCCGGCATCCCCGGCGCCCTCGACACCCGCACCAACGTGGTCCGCGCCCCCTCCACCCTCTCCCAGTGGATCGGCATGGACCCCGCCGCCGAACTCGGCCGGGTCTTCGACCGGCCCGTCACGGTCGGCAACGACGCCGAGATGGGCGCCCGCGGGGAACGCGCCCACGGCACCGGCGGCACCGTCAACGACCTCGTCTACGTCAAGGCCTCCACCGGCATCGGCGCCGGACTCCTGCTCGACGGACGCATCTACCGCGGCGCCAGCGGCATCTCCGGCGAGATCGGCCACATCCAGCTCCCCGACACCGGCACCTGGTGCCGCTGCGGCAACCGCGGCTGCCTGGAGTCCGTCGCCTCCATCGTCGAGGTCCGCCGCCGCCTGGCCCACGTCCTCGCCCCAGGCGCCCGCCCCGGCGAACACGTCGACCTCCCGCCGCTCGACCGGCTCGCCGACATCCCGGCCGCCGCCCGCGTCATCGGCGAAGCCGGCCGCACCATCGGCCGCGTCCTCGCCGACCTGGTCAACTGCCTCAACCCCGCCGCCATCGTCATCGGCGGCGAACTCGGCCAGGCCGGCGCCCCGCTCGTCCACGGCATCCGCGAGTCGGTGGACCGCTACGCCCAGCCCGCCGTCGCCGAAGCCGTCGAGATCCGGGCCAGCCGGCTCGGGCTGCGCTCGGAGCTGTACGGGGCGATCGACGCGGCGGTGGCGGCGGCGGTCGGGGGGTGA
- a CDS encoding RNA polymerase sigma factor: MSPTAPAADQDLLRALAPQVLAALLRRHTGAFDACEDAVQEALLAAAEQWPREGRPANPRGWLVTVASRRLVDLVRADRARREREERLFLATPQSELLGRPADADPDADRDDSLALLFLCCHPALTAPSRIALTLRAVGGLSTAQIAAAFLVPEATMAQRISRAKQAIRSSGLPFALPAPAEADGRLREVLQVLYLVFNEGYTSTAGGDLTAPRLSDEAIRLTKLLHRLLPRDAEVMGLLALMLLTDARRPARTGPNGELVPLAEQDRTRWDAAAVAEGTALVERALPAGRVGPYQLQAAIAALHDEAPDVAATDWPQILALYDLLLRVAPGPVPALNRAVALAEVRGPAAALAELDVLSAELDRHHRYHAVRAELLSRTGDTPAAATAFHRAAALAPTLPERRYLTERAHTLPR; the protein is encoded by the coding sequence GTGAGCCCGACCGCCCCGGCCGCCGACCAGGACCTGCTGCGCGCGCTCGCGCCACAGGTCCTGGCGGCGTTGCTGCGCCGTCACACCGGCGCCTTCGACGCCTGCGAGGACGCGGTGCAGGAGGCGCTGCTCGCGGCGGCCGAGCAGTGGCCGAGGGAGGGGCGGCCGGCCAATCCGCGCGGCTGGCTGGTGACGGTCGCCTCGCGTCGGCTGGTGGACCTGGTCCGGGCCGACCGGGCCCGCCGGGAGCGGGAGGAGCGGCTGTTCCTGGCCACCCCGCAGTCCGAGCTGCTCGGCCGTCCGGCGGACGCCGACCCGGACGCCGACCGGGACGACTCGCTGGCCCTGCTGTTCCTGTGCTGCCACCCGGCGCTGACCGCGCCGAGCCGGATCGCGCTGACGCTGCGCGCGGTGGGCGGCCTGAGCACCGCGCAGATCGCGGCGGCGTTCCTGGTCCCCGAGGCCACCATGGCGCAGCGGATCAGCCGGGCCAAGCAGGCCATCCGCTCCTCGGGCCTGCCGTTCGCGCTGCCCGCCCCGGCCGAGGCGGACGGCCGGCTGCGCGAGGTGCTGCAGGTGCTGTACCTGGTCTTCAACGAGGGCTACACGTCCACCGCGGGCGGCGACCTGACGGCCCCCCGGCTGTCCGACGAGGCGATCCGGCTGACCAAGCTGCTGCACCGGCTGCTGCCGCGGGACGCCGAGGTGATGGGCCTGCTGGCGCTGATGCTGCTGACGGACGCCCGGCGCCCGGCCCGGACCGGCCCGAACGGCGAGCTGGTGCCGCTGGCCGAGCAGGACCGCACCCGGTGGGACGCGGCGGCGGTCGCGGAGGGCACCGCCCTGGTCGAACGGGCCCTGCCGGCCGGCCGGGTGGGCCCGTACCAGCTGCAGGCGGCGATCGCGGCGCTGCACGACGAGGCCCCGGACGTGGCCGCCACCGACTGGCCGCAGATCCTGGCCCTGTACGACCTGCTGCTCCGGGTCGCCCCGGGCCCGGTGCCCGCGCTGAACCGCGCCGTGGCCCTGGCCGAGGTCCGCGGCCCGGCCGCCGCGCTGGCCGAACTCGACGTGCTCTCAGCCGAGTTGGACCGCCACCACCGCTACCACGCGGTCCGCGCCGAGCTCCTCTCCCGCACCGGCGACACCCCCGCCGCCGCCACCGCCTTCCACCGCGCCGCCGCCCTGGCCCCCACCCTCCCCGAACGCCGCTACCTCACCGAACGCGCCCACACCCTGCCCCGGTAG
- a CDS encoding YciI family protein gives MKYLLMTYGNQEKWAALSTEGWTEAVAQQDAFNKRYQETGELIGAYGLGDAAVSRLVRRQEGLPAVSDGPYLETKEYMASFYLLDCEDEQRALAIAADMPWADREPVELWPILHEAK, from the coding sequence GTGAAGTACCTGCTGATGACGTACGGCAACCAGGAGAAGTGGGCCGCCCTGTCGACCGAGGGCTGGACCGAAGCGGTCGCCCAGCAGGACGCGTTCAACAAGCGCTACCAGGAGACCGGCGAACTGATCGGCGCCTACGGCCTCGGCGACGCCGCGGTCAGCCGCCTGGTGCGCCGCCAGGAGGGCCTGCCCGCGGTCAGCGACGGCCCGTACCTGGAGACCAAGGAGTACATGGCGAGCTTCTACCTGCTCGACTGCGAGGACGAGCAGCGCGCCCTGGCGATCGCCGCCGACATGCCGTGGGCGGACCGCGAACCGGTGGAACTGTGGCCGATCCTGCACGAGGCGAAGTGA
- a CDS encoding GNAT family N-acetyltransferase, whose product MTELTTALLAAYDEHMRGLGVRAEAETHDSDGPLLRKYGGFRGFVTSPRPDLGLRGDALDELIARQREFFAARGESVEWKTRGHDLPADLPARLTAAGFVGEEPETVLVGLAAELAAPTPAPEGVTVRQVTSPADMRRIAAMETEVWGEDWSWLADDLTTRANGPADFLVLVAETDAPRPEVVSAAWLNRTPGSEFGGLWGGSTLTAWRGRGIYRSLVAHRARWALDHGIRYLQVDASPDSAPILSRLGMHAVTTTTPYVWTPPTA is encoded by the coding sequence ATGACCGAACTGACCACGGCCCTGCTCGCGGCCTACGACGAGCACATGCGCGGCCTCGGCGTCCGCGCCGAGGCCGAGACCCACGACAGCGACGGCCCGTTGCTGCGCAAGTACGGCGGCTTCCGCGGCTTCGTCACCTCGCCCCGCCCCGACCTCGGCCTGCGCGGCGACGCGCTCGACGAACTCATCGCCCGCCAGCGGGAGTTCTTCGCCGCCCGCGGCGAGAGCGTCGAGTGGAAGACCCGCGGCCACGACCTCCCCGCCGACCTCCCGGCCCGGCTGACCGCCGCCGGCTTCGTCGGCGAGGAGCCCGAGACCGTCCTGGTCGGCCTCGCCGCCGAACTCGCCGCCCCCACCCCCGCCCCCGAGGGCGTCACCGTCCGCCAGGTCACCTCCCCCGCCGACATGCGGCGGATCGCCGCGATGGAGACCGAGGTCTGGGGCGAGGACTGGTCCTGGCTCGCCGACGACCTCACCACCCGCGCGAACGGCCCCGCGGACTTCCTGGTCCTGGTCGCCGAGACCGACGCCCCCCGCCCCGAGGTGGTCTCCGCCGCCTGGCTCAACCGCACCCCCGGCAGCGAGTTCGGCGGCCTCTGGGGCGGCTCCACCCTCACCGCCTGGCGCGGCCGCGGCATCTACCGCTCCCTGGTCGCCCACCGCGCCCGCTGGGCCCTCGACCACGGCATCCGCTACCTCCAGGTCGACGCCTCCCCCGACAGCGCCCCCATCCTGAGCCGCCTGGGCATGCACGCCGTCACCACCACCACCCCGTACGTCTGGACTCCGCCCACCGCCTGA
- a CDS encoding MerR family transcriptional regulator, whose amino-acid sequence MRIGELAQRAGTTTRALRYYESRGLLPARRGGNGYRAYDEEDLRLLRQIRMLQDFGFELEETRPFVECLQAGHPEGDSCPASLEVYRAKLAELDAMVARLSEVRETVAGQLARAEAARDALAGAGGGEPRCELVRTEE is encoded by the coding sequence ATGCGGATCGGCGAGCTGGCGCAGCGGGCGGGGACCACCACCAGGGCGCTCCGGTACTACGAGTCGCGGGGGCTGCTGCCCGCGCGGCGCGGGGGCAACGGGTACCGGGCGTACGACGAGGAGGACCTGCGGCTGCTGCGGCAGATCAGGATGCTCCAGGACTTCGGGTTCGAGCTGGAGGAGACCCGGCCGTTCGTGGAGTGCCTGCAGGCGGGCCACCCGGAGGGTGACTCGTGCCCGGCCTCGCTGGAGGTGTACCGGGCGAAGCTGGCCGAACTGGACGCCATGGTGGCCCGGTTGAGCGAGGTCCGGGAGACGGTGGCCGGGCAGTTGGCCCGGGCCGAGGCGGCCCGGGACGCGCTGGCCGGGGCCGGCGGCGGCGAGCCGCGCTGCGAGCTGGTCCGCACCGAGGAGTGA
- a CDS encoding thioredoxin family protein — MGGVDSVTDRDFAERVLAVPGPVLVEFTADWCPPCRQLAPVLAEVAAEQAGRLAVVALDVDANPETRNAYGVLSMPTLMVFKDGEPVRSLVGARAKSRLLRELDDLL, encoded by the coding sequence ATGGGTGGCGTGGACAGTGTGACGGACCGGGACTTCGCCGAGCGGGTGCTGGCGGTGCCGGGGCCGGTGCTGGTGGAGTTCACCGCCGACTGGTGCCCGCCGTGCCGGCAGCTGGCGCCGGTGCTGGCGGAGGTGGCGGCGGAGCAGGCGGGGCGGCTGGCGGTGGTCGCGCTGGACGTGGACGCGAACCCGGAGACCCGGAACGCGTACGGGGTGCTGTCGATGCCGACGCTGATGGTGTTCAAGGACGGCGAGCCGGTGCGGTCGCTGGTGGGGGCGCGGGCGAAGAGCCGCCTGCTGCGGGAGCTCGACGACCTGCTGTAG
- a CDS encoding MarR family winged helix-turn-helix transcriptional regulator produces the protein MPDRDAALETIQRELTAFARRARHKAAQLHPELSLVTYSMLDLVKERGSCRAADLASHFMLDKSTVSRQVGALERLGLLGRQADPDDQRGQLLHLTEAGEQLLAEAYEQRRRAFTDRFTSWDDEDLDRFAAYLIRYGESE, from the coding sequence ATGCCCGACCGCGACGCCGCGCTGGAGACCATCCAGCGCGAGCTCACCGCGTTCGCCCGCCGGGCCCGCCACAAGGCAGCCCAGCTGCACCCCGAGCTCTCGCTGGTCACGTACAGCATGCTCGACCTGGTCAAGGAGCGGGGCTCGTGCCGGGCCGCCGACCTGGCGTCGCACTTCATGCTCGACAAGTCCACCGTCAGCCGGCAGGTCGGCGCGCTGGAGCGGCTCGGGCTGCTGGGCCGCCAGGCCGACCCGGACGACCAGCGCGGCCAGCTGCTGCACCTGACGGAAGCCGGCGAACAGCTGCTGGCGGAGGCGTACGAGCAGCGGCGGCGGGCCTTCACCGACCGCTTCACCTCCTGGGACGACGAGGACCTGGACCGGTTCGCCGCCTACCTGATCCGCTACGGCGAGTCCGAGTAG